Proteins encoded by one window of Haliotis asinina isolate JCU_RB_2024 chromosome 6, JCU_Hal_asi_v2, whole genome shotgun sequence:
- the LOC137286190 gene encoding cornifelin homolog A-like has protein sequence MSQAYPVTAQPYVQGHTTGHTTVVMTTTSQVKQTRDWSSGLFACFDDIGTCLCGTFCSLCLECQVAMKMGEHCCVPVCVPGAIITMRTGMRERHHIEGGMLSDCFMSSFCGACVLCQLARELKHTGEWQIN, from the exons CAAGCATACCCCGTGACCGCCCAG CCGTACGTCCAAGGCCACACCACCGGGCACACCACCGTCGTCATGACGACCACGTCACAGGTGAAGCAGACCAGAGACTGGTCATCTGGACTTTTCGCCTGCTTTGACGACATAGGAACAT GTTTGTGTGGCACGTTCTGCAGTCTTTGCCTCGAATGCCAGGTGGCCATGAAGATGGGTGAACACTGCTGCGTGCCTGTCTGTGTCCCAGGGGCCATCATCACAATGAGAACAGGAATGCGGGAGAGACACCATATCGAA ggcgGGATGCTGAGCGACTGTTTTATGTCGTCCTTCTGTGGAGCATGCGTGCTCTGTCAACTTGCACGTGAGCTGAAGCACACCGGGGAATGGCAGATAAACTAA